DNA from Ananas comosus cultivar F153 linkage group 12, ASM154086v1, whole genome shotgun sequence:
ATAGTCTCATGTCAGTGTTGTATCACAATTTCTTTTTGCCTTTGATGACTAAGATCTTATTTCCTTTTAGAAGAAAGGGATGAAAGCATCTAAAATGAGTCATTGGCACTTATTCGTATATACTCTCTTTCTCCAAAGCTTACGTTGttagtatgattttttttctcttttaagcGCCAATCCATGCAATTGCAGGCACCGCCAGGTTCGATACTTGTCATGTGATATTTGTTAAGAATTAGTTATCTGTCAGCAGCATATTTTTGTTTGCTGTGGATTATCTTCAGGATGTGCTTACTTTAGGAAGGTTCATTTGATATCAAGAGTTACTTTTTCACATTCTTTGTTCCTGTATAAGCTTATGAATGGAAATAGTGGATATTTCTAATGGTATCTTGTCGTGATGATTTTGATTAACGCATCTTAAATATTGGCTAGGTTGTTGTATTTTTTCATTGTCAATGCATTCCTCCTGCTGCAAGATATGAATTATTATGTATATTGTTGGTTATGTTGGTAGTTATCAGATTGGTAATATAGGCATTAATTTTAGTTGGTGTTTTTTGTTCCTTTGTTACAGAAAAGTTGGCAAACGCAAGGCTGCTTTGAAAGCGGATAAGAGTAGCAAAAAAGGGACCAAGAAGGACCAAAAGGCTAAGAAGGATCCTAACAAGCCAAAGAGGCCTGCTAGCGCCTTCTTTGTTTTCCTGTAAGTTGTCGCTTTGATGTTATTATCCAATTACTACTTTCCGAGAGAACTCCAATTATTGATGCTTTCCGTAGCATGAAAAACTCAAATATTATGTGCTTCTTGGTGTTGCAGTGAGGAATTTAGGAAGATATACAAGCAAGAACATCCTAATGTGAAAGCTGTCTCAGCTGTAAGGACTGATATTTATTTTAGCAAATTACTCGGATTGTAATATTCTACTTCGATATTCTCGTATTGATTTGACAATGGATTTTATTACTGAAGGTTGGAAAAGCTGGGGGAGAGAAGTGGAAGTCAATGTCTGATGCTGTATGTAATGTTAATTTAGTGATCGAGAACAGCTCTAAGCAAATTGTGTCATGACAGAAAAATAATTCTTGTTTCAGGAGAAAGCGCCTTATGAAGCCAAAGCTGCAAAACGGAAGACTGATTATGAGAAGCAGATGGTGGCTTACAACAAGAAACAAGTAAATATTAGTACAAACTTCTTGCATGTTGACATGTACAGTTTCATGCTCGCTTTCTGTTAAGATATATGCCTGCGTAtcttattattcatttttttttatgtccaTCCATTTAGGAAAGCACGGCtgacgatgatgatgaggaATCGGACAGGTCCAAGTCTGAGGTCAATGACGAGGATGAAGAGGAAAGTGGAGAAGTAAGAACCTTGAAACTCTTTGATTTTTTGAGTACTCTGGTTATCCGTTGTTTAATTATTCTTGTTTAGGTGGTTTTTATCATCCATTCGTAGTGTTTTCATCTAAGATTTCAATTCTTCCatcattttgatatatatatatatatatatatatatatatatatatatatatatatatatatatatatatattaatggaATATCTTTCATATTCACGGACGGTTTGAggtaatttttcttcttttgtataTCTTATCTGCAAATAGCACTAGATATTTGCTAAGAAAGTTGTTTGTCATCTAGTCATGTTTCATCTGTTATTTGTATAATGTTAGATAGAATAGAATCGTGCCTATGGTGATTCTTGTAATTCCTTGAGACAGATTATATTTTGTACTAGGATCTTCGAATTGGATCGTTTGCTTTTAAGGCTTATTGCTGCATTTGCTTTATTTTACTTTCGTAACTTTTAAGCTGTACTCCTCCCAGTTCTTTCAATAGTGAGAAgcagataattaatttttggttGCTATAATCTGTTTCTACATATAGTTGTGGCCTGGGGTTCTCATTAGGTATCATGAATATGATATTTGTTCCTCGAGCTGTAATGTTTCTTTTTTCCCAACctttttttagcaaataatgTTGTATCGTTTATACATGTGGAGAACATCTTTTCAATCAAAGATGAATGATGTGCTCGCTTCTTTGTGTCTgcaggaagaggaagatgaagacgACGACTGAAACCGGCGAGGCTCGCGAGCTTTCGTGATTACAATTTAGTCTAAAGGCTTGTTGTATCAGTGCTACTTATTTTATCTTGTGCTATTAAACGTGTAACTGTATTGCCATTTGCGTGCTTCCACGGTTTCTGTATATCTATTAATAGATGTAGATGCTCATTAAATATTAATGGTTTGGGTGAATTTGTTTGCTTTCTAATGCAATTATCTCAATTACAGCAAAAGCTATTGCATTTATCTCGATTACAGTAGTAGTTATGTTTAGAAATGGACGAAATTATCTccatttgcttttatttttgttctcaTTTGCTTTTATGTTTATGGCTTTAACGCGTTGTATAAATGTTTGATGGAGCCTAGCTGTTTCTGCAATCGAGTGTCCCGTATGTGGACTTTTTCAAGTTTTAACAACAGAGAAGCGCAGTAGAAATGACCTTCTGTAAAACTCGATCATGGAGttataaaaatgaaattttaaagcATCTATTTTTGGATTAAGATAAAATACTAATAAAGAATCTGAAATGtcaaatgtcaaatttaaaagtttgaggacGAAAGTAAATTTTGATTGTAAATTAAAAGGGATAATGCAATCAACcccaaagggaaaaaaaaaaaaaggaaaaaagaaaagaaaaaaaaaaaaaaaaaaaaaaaagaagaaggaaaagagctGCTTAGAGCTACTACCAAATGCGATATGGGGTTTAATTTCAAGGGGCTAAGGGCAAGATGGGTGCGAAGCAAATCTCTTCAACACAGCTATATTATTATGCTAataaataggaataaaattcatcaaaatttgttACGTTTGCTCTTTAATTAGAGCTGCGACATTACAAGGCCGATATAGAAGGCTCAAAAGTGCCCAGCACGAAATAAAGAAAAGTTACTGAAAATTCTCCCCGTCTACTTGGGGTTGCTCACACCAACTAGATTTAAAATATGCTTTTGCGGGAGATCGGAGTTTGCAGGAACAAGTGGAATGCTGTACCCACAAACATCGCCGTCAGTGTCGACGGCCATTAGCCGTGGCCGACGACCATTCCAAAATTCCCCAATATCTTGGTAGCATTAAAGATTAGTAACTTCATATAGAGGGCCTCTGTTATACAAATCTGAACTTGCAGCATGGAAACCCTTGGAATCAGCAAATTTTGTCGAATATTAAACATTTTTTCTTGAGCTGATGCAGTACACACGGGATCCAAGATGTTGTACCGCAAGACCAGCTTCTTCACATCCGGTGAAGAAAATTGCTTCATCTTCTTTGCCTATCCTTCGTCGCCAACTCATTAAAAAAGTTGGTGCCTGTAATTGCACTTGATTTCCTGCCAAACATATTTATTAACTCATAAAAATTAACACGCACCGACCCCTAGCTTACGAAAGATATTTAGAATACGCGATGGATTAATACACAGATTGAGCTGGATAAATATAATTTCTGCCGGGTCAGATCTAAGCTATTTTTTAGCAGCAAATTTTGCATAAAATTGATGCTGCATTGAATCTTCccagggggaaaaaagaaatattcaACGAGTCACAATATCAGCTACAGTTACTGAGGATTATAATAGTACCTGATATGGTAATAGCTCTCTTATCATGTGAATTTCCAGAACCTGTATTACTATCTCTTGGTCTGTATGCTTTCAGAAGAAAGCAAAGGGTTTTGATCAAGTTTGCGTACTGTTTTACATCTGCAGGAGAAAGGAAGATCTTATCACCACATCAAGCAAGCCGCATAAGCATAACTGTAATGTAAATGGTGAAGGGAAATTCACATAATAGGATGTCGCTGGCAATAACCAAGTCCCAATCTGGTTCCAAAGTTGGAAAAGTGTCTCCCCATGTGTCTGAAATGTTCACAATGTTAGGAAAATAATTACAGAAAAATGTTGCAAATCAATATCTCTTCTGCAAGTAATTACATCAAAAACTTCCAATATATAACAGTGCACTCCAATCCTTTGAACCTGAaagtttaaactaaaaaatatatctacAAACCATAGTGTTGCTAACTATTTCTACTTTTACATTTCAAAGCACTGTTTAACAAGAACATTCTGGAAAATTTTCAACAATTCAGCAATCCTTCTCTTTACAAGAAGAAATTTGAGGAATCTTTTGTAACTGCATGATCCTTCTTGCATCATAAATAGTGATGATTTTGAACAAATTCACCTCGTGGTTATCTAATTAGTGCTCACAGGCCTTAATCACAAGAAGAGATGTGAAGAGAACTTAGTAGTTAATAACCTGTCATGTTTCTTTTTCGTAATGTTTCTATCTTAACTAAGAGAGCCATTGATCATAATATAAGGCCATAATTCTTGAGCCATCAAGACATGcttaagaaaatttaaatttttcaatcCATAAGATTGGTGACTTAATAGTCCTTCCGATGTGATTCTTAAAAGTTTAGGGTGATTATAGTATTGATTTAAGACCTGGAGAGCATCAACCAGTGGACTAAACAACAATGGAACAAAATGGAATTACATGTTAATTTCGCGCAACAATAGATGGTCCACTTAGAAGGAAACTTACGCCTGACGTGAGGTAACACATCCAACCCATTAGCGCTGCAGTTATAAGCtatattttcttctatttcctTGTCATCATAATCAGAGGTTGTGATGTCGACCCCAAAAGACCTTCGCAAGAAAATGGCCAAAGCTCCAGTTCCGCTTTAAATAGTAAGATAAGCCATTTAACATCATGTAAAATAATCGGAACACAAAATGTGCAAGTAAAATACTTTTTCAGAATGGCaatcaaatataaatacatCATTAACTACAAAAATAGTGTTCATTATATTCATTCACAATACTGCATAAAACGTATACCAGCGTAAGACAGATTGTTAACACCAGATCTCTCATTATAAAGTCGTAAAACACAAGAACACGGCTTTACACGCCTCCAATTATTTGGGCAAGATTCTTTCTCAAATCAAGTGCTGTCATGCAACTTCTCATTCTCCCCTTCTTATCTACATACCTACTCTTTCTTAACGGTGCACAATGTTATATCTACATACCTACTCTTTCTTAGCGGTGCACAATGTTATATCTACATACCTACTCTTTCTTAGCGGTGCACAATGTTATTTCTGTTGGAAATGCCATCTAAAATTGGTTATAGAAGCCTTATTGCATGGTCATATGGGCGAAGCCGAACTAAAGGAGTAACCATCAAGAATGTTTGATTCAATTCTTGGTGACATTCACAAAAAAAAGGCTTGGTTAGAGCTCTCAATCTAAATAAATATCTACGACAAAAGCATGACGTCAACTTATATGGCAGAAGATGACCAAAACTTTTGATACTGTTCCTACCAGCCAGAAATGAGGTAATATACTTTCTAATAAAGCACTTGCCGGCATACCTCCCCAATTCCAAGACGCGTTGTCCATGCAAAAGGGATTGGTTCTGAACTAACCATTCGGTAAACGCAAATGTCCCAGGCCACAGTAAATTGGCATTTAGCTGATGAAATGAAAATTCCCTTATTTTCAGATCCTGCATGATGAAGTGAAGTCACTTGCCTCCCACATCAATGtcataaaaagaaacaaaacatcCTAATAAAATGGCAATTTAGATACATTGCAATCGATGAAGTGAAGTCACTTGCCTCCCACATCAATGtcataaaaagaaacaaaacatcCTAATAAAATGGCAATTTAGATACATTGCAATCTGAAAATACTATTAGTTGCAAAGGATTGCTGTCATTTAGCAGAAAAATACTTGCCACTCAAAAGGAATGCAATAAAACTAAGTGTAAGCATGTCTGATCAAACCATAACATCTATCTTAATCCAACCTGAGAactgagagacagaaaaagcaAACAAATCAAAATACACAAGCATTAAAGCAGCATCAGGTTTGTCTAATTAGCAGTGTACTTCGAAACTCGGTTCCCTTACAGTTTGCAACACTAAACTTTAGGGATATTTTCACTTTCTACAGTATATTTTTTGTCGAACCGTACATTGgatcttaaattttatagtaGACCCTACACTCATACTAACAAGTCATTGATGAAGTCAAATACATTTAATGGAACTGTGAATTTCAGTCTAAAAATCCATAATTCGAGCTACTAATCTTTCGGATTCCGATCGAGAGAGTAATATTCACAACGAAACATCTAAATTATGAAGTCTCTATGAATCCCTCGCTTTGTTTATTCTCTCGATTTCTCCATAAATTCGCCAAATCAAGTCTCATAGTAATTAGACAAAATACTAAgttttcactaaaaaaaaattaacctttaattaattaagtgtaGGAGTTACTATAATTGCTAAATCTTAATGGCTTATTTAGccataaattaataataaatgtaaataaaataaaataaacactCTTAAAACTGTAACTAAAACATGAATCTTAATTTCAAAGATAAATGATAAGATCTACAGAGAACTACAAGAGAGTACATACCATTCCAGGAAACGCATGGGTTCTCTCCACATGGAGTTGTTGTTGCTCATCCTCTCCTTTACTcaacacacatacatatatatttatattcaccGATTATTAACAATgataaaaaaaggaagagaagggCATTTTGGGAAGAGGATAATTTGTTACCGTCGCCGTCGCTGTCGCCGTCGCCGTggaagagggaggagggggagaaCAGAGCGGCGTCCATTTTTGGTCTCGATCCGATCGTTGACGCCGTTTAAACGGCGccgtttgagagagagagagagagagagagaacgtcTGAATCGAACCCCGACACGAGGCCAGGGCGTGTTTTCGGAGTCGGGCCGCGGTTCGGGTCGCACCAATATCCGACCCGGTCAGGTTGGGTcttactattttcttttcttttatttttttccgttTGTATTTCGTGTAGATGCTGGTCACTAGTCGGTTATGCGtgcacatttttttttcacgTCTGGGAGTCAAACTCATAACTTACATTTCACAtatgcatgaaaaaaaaaaaaaaaaaaaattaaggcttagtttggtattgagatctatctaatgctattagataaaatagagttgagaaaaaaatatatagggatatttTTTCAAGTATTTTATCACTGTATGTAACACAATTTtttcgcaatcccaaacgaagtctGGGATTGTAAGgaaattgcgttacgtgcggtgagaaataatgataaaaaaatatcttatttatttccGTACGCGCTccgcatattgcggttagtcagttacgatatattttctacgatcTCATCGAAGAACGCTAaagtatatctctatatattttttctcaattttattttattatatttaatagtatttgaTAAATCTCAATACAGAACTAAGCCTAACACTTGTGTATATAACTCACTGGGGGAGCACCAATGGGCTTAATGCTTTACAGTGCGGAAATATCACAACATTAATCACTAAAACTTAACGGCACCACCAATGTTAAATTTTCAAACGTTTCTACAGAGAATGTAATAAAAGTCGCAAATACTTTTAAGTGTCCTTCGGGCACCGATGTGGGGTTGGACAAAATTTATTATAAGCCTTGCAAGTATACAGGTGGTTTGTTGAGAAAAAGTTTGCCTTTTGACCTATGTTATTTAGCTTTTCAATCAAagtaggcaaaaaaaaaaaaaaaaaaaaaaaaaaaaaaaagatcttaaattttctgtttgcattaaattttgatctttGTTTTAATTGCATCAGTCATTAAAATCATACGGTCAAGTTTCTATAGAAGATAAAAGTTATCTTAATTCTAGAAATGGCCAACCCGTTGATTTACGAAATTTTTAAGATGGTATATATAGTAATTGAGCTTGTGATAgttgttaaataaaattagatagaGTTTGAcaaataattttgtttgaaaCATCAATTAAAAACcgaaaaacaaaagcttcaGAATCAGTTACAGCCTCACGAGCTTCATTCAAATCAAAGCAAACTCAAGTGGGCAATCCGGTATGGAGAGTCATttcaaatatagaaaaaaaacaaaacaaaagaagatgAAGCGTACGACATCAGAGAAGCCATTATTTATTCCCATATtccagagagaaaaaaaaaaacaagggaaaataaaagagaaagagagtcatcagataaaaaataaaaaatttaagatgtGATAGTCACGTTACTGATGCAATGATTTCAATCAATTacgtttattttttagaattcaaaaaaatctaaaccaCATTAGTCGTATAAGTGGTATAGTGTCTCCGATTAATTAAATtgcttttcaaaaatttatcaattttattataatttttagaaaaatatttgtattgtatatttctctcaaaacaaaaaaatgtgattgctagatataaataatatggTGAAACTGCTACACAGTGGACTTATTTTTCGAAGATTTACTGGtttcatcataatttttaaaaacatttttagttaaactaaaattttatctcaAATTTCACTGTTTctatcctaattttttaaaacatatatttattatatttttatttaataaaattttgagatattAATAACTAGGTATAACTACTATGCATAGTAGACTTTCTGGCCCAACAATATCCTATTAAATTGAATGAATCATTGAAAATGGGCGGCAAGCGAAATATGCAGGCAATTATGAGGAGGCATTTACTGGACAAGACAGGTGAAGTCAGACCGGCCTTTCCCACTCCCATTAAAAGCGTAGTGGACAACGAGATGGGACAGTTTGGTTAACCCACTCTACATTAAATTATCTATGCTCAAATCTACGGATAgtcctattttctttttttttttcaaaaaaactaataataagatgcccattttatttataaaatgatATGGAGTTAACAAAATAGACGAAGTCAGTTAAAgcctcaagaaaaaaaaaaaaaaacaaaaacaaaacacccaaaaaaaaatatagagagagagagagagagagagagagagggggggaaggaaagaaggggaagaagggTTAAGCTATAAGTATATAATTAATAGTATTGTTCTAATCAATTATGTGCGAATGAATGTATACGGTGAAGAATTTGGGTTGTGTTTGAGTCTCGTCCCCAAAACATAACACTATTTCTTTCAAGCCATATTATCCGCTATGTAGCTGAAAGTTAGATGAGTTAACTTATTCGTTATCAATCTTACTGCAATATTTCTTTCAAATCCTTGTTATATCATACTCAGATAACATGATAGATAAGTTATTTgacatataaaaagaaaaatatcgaAAGTAGAGATATCTTGAAAATAAGTAGTTGCAGGACTCAATTTCATTGGCACAAATtcctttattataattttataatttttgtacatcgagcaatttttttttccttttgtttcacCCGTTTTGTTGGTTtacgaatttaaaattataatattatgattttttttgtgttgtagacttaattttttaaataaaaaaaattacagggtAATTTCAGAAAGGATTAGAATTCTAGCAAGCGTTCATACATTTTAAtccatttataatttttataaaatataaaataataattttaaatatcttttcaTCCAATTTGGACTGtagatatataaattttagaccGTTCGGATGAACAAATGTGTGGCTAGGATAAGAGTAGTTACAGTTAAGTTGATAATACaacctaggattgagtggggaAGGTTAgtggaatagtataatctaacggataaaaataattaaagggtagatttaatagtaaaaaatttatgaatacaaaagattttatactcataaaaatataataatcgaactttctctctctctctctctctatatatatatatatatatatatatcttaaaatttatttgtttcaacataaaattacaaacaatattttttcataaaaaaaatcagGAAGGTCCATGATGggcctctctctctatatatttaaatattaatatttacttatatatattatttataaatatatagtaatttattttgtaatattaaatatatactattatatattatattacatactaaattattatataatatatattttatttataaatataaattataatattaatatatataatataataattattctatattaataatatataatatatagaataacagaaagtatatataataattttttatttatacatatatttttcgaCCAAACAAAAGTatcggaaattttttttctataaattaaataatagagAACGTAAGAtttaagttttttcaaaaatatttttttaaccaaaatttttttctaattttattccAAACCATACAAGTCctgagttaattttttttttatataaaaaataatttttctatttatttctcGCAGAACTACTCGTGGCCTCGTTATGTATTCTATCgttgaatttattatttattaactcCCGTTTTTTGGCGCAGCTGCGGATCCGTCAGAAGATGTGATGGTTCCTCTTGACTCTGTGTCAATTTTTAAACTTACAAATTACTGACTCTTGACTCTGTGTCATTTTTTAAACTAACAAATTACCGAACCTGAGTGGTGTTGttgtctaaaaatttaataattaatatataaatattttaaattttaatttaattattttatagttttctataagtttatattttttaaaaataaacaaactatGTAACTTCAAAACGTTCTCtctaaatcatatatatataattttggaagCATTGTTCCAATTGAACCAAATGATGCCACGTGGCGcatttacaaaaaaagtttCAATGTGCCacgtgacatatatatatatatatatatagagtctggctactatactattgatagtatcaaactctttgtactattgagttttctaccattagatccaCCCTCTGattatttccacccgttagattatactattaaaccaaccacccactcaaccctaggggcccactatcattctaaccgcacatcttttcatccaacggtcaaaaactcaatagtaccaagagcttgctactattgatagtatagtagcataattctatagatatatatatatatatatcataatagttatatatatcataaccaactattttaattaaattattatactaatatttaagtaattagaGGAAATCATAaccaactattttaattaaattattatacaaatatttaagtaattagaGGAAATCATAACcaactattttatttaaattgttataaaaatatttaagtaattagaGGGAATCATAaccaactattttaattaaattattatgcaaatatttaagtaattagaGAAAATCATAACCATACAtaccaaattaatatataactattttaattaaattattatacaaatatttaaataattagaagAAATCATAACCATACAtaccaaattatttaaatattgtaaaatttggtcttcttttttatatattttttttatatataatagctttacttatttttaaatattaaaataatataagtaataatttttttttccttaactgcacaatagttattttttttcttaactacacaacagttattttttttccttaactgaacaacagttatttttttttttcccttctttctttgattgaggcctattcaacttttataattatctctctatttctctttggGGTTTAGGTTTCTAACGATCTCTCGCGCGTTTTACTTTTACCCATTGCAGGATGATGCGAGCGGGGCGCGTCATAGGaaagaggcggaggcggcgtgAAAATTGCAGgtgtttgttttaattttatttaattttttggattatatatatatatatatatatatatatatatatatatatatacaactattttaattaaattattatacaaatatttaaataattagaagAAATCATAACCATACAtaccaaattattttgatattgtaaaatttggtcttcttttttatattttttttttatatataatagctttacttatttttaaatattaaaataataaaagtaataattttttttttttccttaactgcacaatagttattttttttcttatttttgttcccttctttctttgattgagggctattcaacttttatagttaagttacaaattttttatcttaaaattataatttattgatttattacAAGAAAATGCCATTATTTTCTCAATGTTATTATTCATATGTATGATAGGTGGAGGCAGACTTATTTTTCATCTTTATGCACAATCTTTCTACAAAATGTAAGTTTATTTTCCATCTTTATGCACAATCTTTCTACAAAAtgtaagtttatttcaaaattcgaaaataaTTACGTTTAATGATTTGGTCTGTTTGTAATGTAtatattatcttctttttttttcaggataTATACCAGTCGCTTTGGACTTCGTCATAGTATTGAAAATTTCGGAGCGCATAAATATTTGCCCCTATCGCAAGAAATGCTCAATAATTACTTTTGGGAGGTatgtttgatatttatatttaaatttttgattgatttgttgaaAATAATCGATATACATACATGACTAATTATTcacaataataattattttttagtttaaaagaatCATAATATGTATCATGCTTCCCAAGttctaaaaaattacttttcaaatttaGTCACTTTAAATCCTTCAAAAAATAACTTTACAGAATTAGTCATtaagaatttgaaataaaattaattttcttcgcCATTTCAATATtgtgtattaaaaaatatataaataataattatgttaaatttttaatggatttgaacttttttactttttcattttaaaatcttttcattttaaattatttacttacaATCTATTAGTATATCATGatagtatttattttaatttgattcaataatttttctaataaaagcttaatatgtaaaaattaatatatattatataaaaattgtaataaaaatatattagaaaaatttaatatgtaaaaattaatatatattatataaaaaatgtaattaaaagataaatttaaaatccgtGCATTGCACGGGTTAgttgctagtaataataattttacttaCGGAAGAGTTTAgtgaaaattatattaaatgtgcactcataaatattttatacttttcccTATTAATATTATAGTACCAACCATCTTTAATtgtcataaataataa
Protein-coding regions in this window:
- the LOC109718361 gene encoding high mobility group B protein 1, with protein sequence MKGEKGKGVVRRETREALKPVDDRKVGKRKAALKADKSSKKGTKKDQKAKKDPNKPKRPASAFFVFLEEFRKIYKQEHPNVKAVSAVGKAGGEKWKSMSDAEKAPYEAKAAKRKTDYEKQMVAYNKKQESTADDDDEESDRSKSEVNDEDEEESGEEEEDEDDD
- the LOC109718360 gene encoding protein N-methyltransferase NNT1, which gives rise to MDAALFSPSSLFHGDGDSDGDGEDEQQQLHVERTHAFPGMDLKIREFSFHQLNANLLWPGTFAFTEWLVQNQSLLHGQRVLELGSGTGALAIFLRRSFGVDITTSDYDDKEIEENIAYNCSANGLDVLPHVRHTWGDTFPTLEPDWDLVIASDILLYVKQYANLIKTLCFLLKAYRPRDSNTGSGNSHDKRAITISGNQVQLQAPTFLMSWRRRIGKEDEAIFFTGCEEAGLAVQHLGSRVYCISSRKNV